The following coding sequences are from one Plasmodium coatneyi strain Hackeri chromosome 11, complete sequence window:
- a CDS encoding Falcilysin yields the protein MKLMKVLGYLNVITNCFNGLLCKAEKRKYNVFTNSFIYSISTTNLYSFTAMMSKSPEWAQEKCPEHKSYNIIEKRFSDKFKMTYTVYEHKKAKTQVIALGSNDPLDVEQTFAFYVKTLTHSGKGIPHILEHTVLSGSKNFNYKDSMGLLEKGTLNTHLNAYTFNDRTVYMAGSMNNRDFFNIMAVYMDSVFQPNVLENKFIFQTEGWTYEVEKLKEEEKNADVPKIKDYKVSYNGIVYSEMKGSFSSPLQHLYYVIMKNTFPDNVHSNISGGDPKEIPTLTYEEFKEFYYKNYNPKKIKVIFFSKNNPTELLNFVDDYLNQLDYTKYRDDAVENVKYQEYRKGPFYVRKKFADHSEEKENLVSVSWLLNPKKNDLLDVDLSLESPQDYFALLIINNLLTHTTESVLYKALIDCGLGNTVIDTGLDDSLVQFIFSIGLKGIKEKNEKNISLDKVHYEVEKVVLNALQKVVDEGFNKSAVEASINNIEFVLKEANLKTSKSIDYIFEMASRLNYNRDPLLIFEFEKHLNVVKDKIKNEPKYLEKFIEKHFINNYHRTVILMEGDENYGKEQEDLEKESLKKKIESLTEKERDDIIVDFENLTKYKNTVESPEHLDNFPIISISDLNKETLEIPANAYFTTISEENNMGKYNQVKANQDVLKKNMDHLINKYVLKGSQGEAITNGDIKKGDQSNGEIPMLIYEMPTSGILYLQFIFSLDHLTLEELSYLNLFKMLILENKTTKRSSEEFVILREKNIGNIMANVALYSLSDHLKVTSKYNAHGLFNFEMHVLSHKCNEALEIALEAIKDSDFSNKKKIIEILKRKINGMKTVFSSKGYSLLLKYVKSQMNAKYYAHDLVFGYGNYLKLQEQLKLAETDFPKFEQILNRIRDKIFTKKNLLVSVTSDSAALDELFVKSKDSFKNLLHYLEENDAKNSALETIGWNEEIKQSKVIEKEQKKKEFFVIPTYVNAVSMAGMLFNEKEFLDPSFIVIVAALKNSYLWETVRGLNGAYGVFADIEYDGAVVFLSARDPNLEKTLQTFKESAQGLRKMADTMTKNDLRRYIINAIGNIDKPRRGVELSKLSLLRIISNETKQDRIDFRKRIMETSKEDFYKFADLLEKKINEFEKNIVIITSKEKANGYSTNVDQEFKQIHIE from the coding sequence ATGAAATTAATGAAAGTATTGGGGTATTTAAATGTCATCACAAATTGCTTTAATGGCTTATTATgcaaagcggaaaaaaggaaatataatGTGTTTACGAACAGCTTCATTTACTCTATAAGCACGACGAACTTGTATTCATTTACGGCCATGATGAGTAAGTCCCCGGAGTGGGCACAGGAAAAGTGCCCGGAACATAAGAGTTACAACATTATTGAGAAGAGGTTTAGTGACAAGTTCAAAATGACATACACGGTGTATGAGCACAAGAAGGCGAAAACGCAAGTCATAGCATTGGGATCGAACGACCCGTTGGATGTAGAACAGACGTTTGCCTTCTACGTGAAAACGTTAACCCATTCGGGGAAGGGAATTCCCCACATTTTGGAGCACACCGTTTTGTCTGGTTCGAAAAACTTCAATTATAAGGATTCCATGGGTCTGCTGGAAAAAGGGACGCTAAATACGCACCTGaatgcatacacatttaaTGACCGAACTGTGTATATGGCTGGATCGATGAACAATCGAGATTTTTTCAATATCATGGCTGTTTACATGGATAGCGTGTTCCAACCGAATGTactggaaaataaatttattttccaaacGGAAGGATGGACATACGAAGTGGAGAagctgaaggaggaagagaaaaatgcagATGTTCCAAAAATTAAGGATTACAAAGTTTCGTACAATGGTATTGTTTATAGCGAGATGAAAGGATCGTTTAGTAGCCCCCTACAACATTTATACTACGttataatgaaaaatacCTTTCCAGATAATGTGCACTCCAATATCAGTGGTGGAGACCCGAAGGAGATCCCTACCTTGACCTACGAAGAGTTTAAAGAATTCTACTACAAGAATTATAACCCTAAGAAGATTAAGGTCATCTTTTTCAGCAAGAATAACCCCACCGAGTTGTTAAATTTTGTCGACGATTATCTAAATCAGTTAGATTATACCAAGTATAGAGACGACGCTgtggaaaatgtaaaatatcaGGAGTACAGAAAAGGGCCCTTCTAcgtgaggaagaaatttgCTGACCATTctgaggagaaggaaaatttggTTTCCGTTTCGTGGTTGTTAAATCCGAAGAAAAACGACCTTCTAGATGTAGATCTCAGTTTGGAATCCCCGCAAGATTATTTCGCCCTGCTGATCATAAACAATTTACTTACTCATACAACTGAGAGTGTTCTGTACAAGGCGTTAATCGATTGTGGTTTGGGAAACACCGTCATAGATACCGGCCTGGACGACAGCCTCGTGCAGTTCATTTTTAGCATCGGCCtcaaaggaataaaagaaaagaatgaaaagaatataaGTCTGGACAAAGTACATTACGAGGTGGAAAAGGTCGTTTTGAATGCGTTGCAAAAAGTGGTAGATGAAGGGTTTAACAAATCTGCCGTTGAAGCTTCGATAAATAACATAGAGTTTGTGTTGAAGGAGGCAAACTTGAAAACGTCCAAAAGTATAGACTACATTTTTGAGATGGCGTCTCGGCTAAATTATAATAGGGACCCACTTCTCATTTTCGAATTTGAAAAGCACTTGAATGTGGTTAAGGATAAGATAAAGAATGAGCCAaaatatttggaaaaatttatcGAGAAGCATTTCATTAATAATTACCACAGAACAGTTATTCTCATGGAGGGTGATGAGAATTATGGAAAGGAGCAGGAAGATTTAGAAAAAGAAtccttaaagaaaaaaattgaaagctTAAccgaaaaagaaagggatgATATTATCGTcgattttgaaaatttaacaaagtacaaaaatacaGTAGAATCTCCTGAACATTTGGATAATTTCCCCATAATAAGCATCTCCGATTTGAATAAAGAAACATTGGAAATTCCTGCGAATGCTTACTTTACCACCATCTCTGAGGAAAACAATATGGGTAAGTATAACCAAGTTAAGGCGAACCAAGATGTGTTGAAGAAAAACATGGACCACTTGATTAACAAGTATGTTTTGAAAGGTTCCCAAGGGGAGGCAATCACTAACGGTGatataaaaaagggtgaTCAGTCCAACGGGGAAATACCTATGCTGATTTACGAAATGCCAACGAGTGGAATTCTCTACCTGCAGTTCATCTTTAGTCTTGACCACCTAACGTTGGAGGAGTTAAGCTACCTGAACTTGTTCAAAATGCTCATTCTGGAGAATAAGACAACCAAGAGATCATCCGAAGAGTTTGTCAttttgagggaaaaaaatataggaaataTTATGGCAAATGTTGCCTTGTATTCCCTCAGCGATCATCTAAAAGTTACCAGCAAGTATAATGCCCATGGGTTGTTCAACTTTGAAATGCATGTGCTAAGTCATAAGTGCAATGAAGCGCTGGAGATAGCTTTAGAAGCAATTAAAGATTCTGACTTTTCtaacaagaaaaagataaTAGAAATTTTGAAGCGAAAAATCAATGGAATGAAAACTGTATTTAGCTCGAAAGGATATTCCTTGTTGTTAAAATATGTCAAGTCCCAAATGAACGCCAAGTACTACGCACATGATTTGGTCTTTGGGTATGGAAACTACCTTAAACTGCAAGAACAGTTGAAGTTGGCTGAAACGGATTTTCCCAAATTTgagcaaattttaaataGGATAAGAGATAAAATATTCACGAAGAAGAACTTACTTGTCAGCGTAACGTCAGACTCCGCCGCGTTGGATGAACTTTTCGTCAAATCGAAAGATTCATTTAAGAATCTACTACATTACCTGGAAGAGAATGACGCCAAGAACAGTGCATTGGAAACCATCGGAtggaatgaagaaataaaacaaagcaaagttatagaaaaggaacaaaagaaaaaagaattctttGTCATCCCAACATATGTGAATGCTGTTTCTATGGCTGGAATGTTGTTtaatgaaaaggaatttttagACCCCTCCTTTATCGTTATCGTAGCTGCCCTGAAAAATTCCTACCTATGGGAAACAGTTAGAGGTTTAAATGGTGCCTACGGAGTTTTTGCAGATATTGAGTATGACGGTGCGGTTGTATTCTTATCGGCTAGGGAtcccaatttggaaaaaactCTTCAAACGTTTAAAGAATCTGCACAGGGGTTAAGAAAAATGGCAGATACCATGACGAAAAATGATCTACGCAGATACATTATCAACGCTATTGGAAATATTGACAAACCGAGAAGGGGAGTTGAACTTAGCAAATTGTCTCTTCTTAGAATTATCTCAAATGAGACGAAACAGGATCGAATTGATTTTAGAAAAAGAATCATGGAAACGAGTAAGGAAGACTTTTACAAATTTGCCGATTTGctagagaagaaaattaacgaatttgaaaaaaatattgtcaTCATTACGAGCAAGGAAAAGGCCAATGGATACTCCACCAACGTCGACCAGGAGTTCAAGCAAATTCACATCGAGTAA